In Actinomyces weissii, a genomic segment contains:
- the serC gene encoding 3-phosphoserine/phosphohydroxythreonine transaminase, whose translation MRVHNFSAGPAQLPLPVLEQAAAELPEWRSGMSVLEASHRGPDFMACAADAEATMRRLAGVPAHYRVLFLQGGATGQFAAIPMNLTARADTVAFIRTGQWSRKAAVEAARMGVEVRLVADEAASSYTTTPEPGSFTVPAGAKYLYYCANETIGGVTMPYVPAAEAAGVPLVADFSSMYLSRPLEVESFGVVFGGAQKNLGPAGLTVVIVREDLLGRARPDVPLVWDWQAMADNDSMLNTPPTFSIYLFGLVLHWIEDTGGLAAMGERNDAQAQRLYDAIDASGFYANPVEKRSRSAMNIPFTLADPALDAEFLAGASAAGLMNLKGHRSVGGMRASLYNAMTDEGVTALIDYMTEFERTRA comes from the coding sequence ATGCGCGTGCACAACTTCTCCGCCGGACCCGCCCAGCTGCCTCTGCCCGTCCTGGAGCAGGCGGCGGCTGAGCTGCCTGAGTGGCGTTCGGGCATGAGCGTCCTGGAGGCCTCCCACCGGGGACCGGACTTCATGGCCTGTGCCGCCGACGCTGAGGCCACCATGCGCCGTCTGGCAGGGGTGCCGGCGCACTACCGGGTGCTCTTCCTGCAGGGCGGGGCCACCGGGCAGTTCGCCGCCATCCCCATGAACCTCACCGCGCGGGCAGACACAGTGGCCTTCATCCGTACCGGCCAGTGGTCCAGGAAGGCCGCCGTCGAGGCCGCTCGCATGGGGGTGGAGGTGCGGCTGGTCGCTGACGAGGCCGCCAGCTCCTACACCACCACCCCTGAGCCGGGCTCCTTCACCGTGCCCGCAGGTGCCAAGTACCTGTACTACTGCGCCAACGAGACCATTGGCGGCGTCACCATGCCCTACGTGCCCGCTGCCGAGGCCGCCGGAGTGCCCCTGGTAGCGGACTTCTCCTCCATGTACCTGTCCCGGCCCCTGGAGGTAGAGAGCTTCGGGGTGGTGTTCGGGGGCGCCCAGAAGAACCTGGGCCCGGCGGGCCTCACGGTAGTGATCGTGCGTGAGGACCTGCTCGGACGCGCCCGCCCGGACGTGCCCCTCGTGTGGGACTGGCAGGCTATGGCGGACAACGACTCCATGCTGAACACCCCACCCACCTTCTCCATATACCTGTTTGGCCTGGTCCTGCACTGGATCGAGGACACCGGTGGACTGGCCGCCATGGGAGAGCGCAACGACGCCCAGGCCCAGCGGCTCTACGACGCCATCGACGCCTCCGGCTTCTACGCCAACCCCGTGGAGAAGCGCTCCCGTTCCGCCATGAACATCCCCTTCACCCTGGCCGACCCCGCCCTGGACGCCGAGTTCCTGGCCGGGGCCAGCGCCGCCGGGCTCATGAACCTCAAGGGACACCGCTCCGTGGGCGGAATGCGGGCCTCCCTGTACAACGCCATGACTGACGAGGGCGTCACCGCCCTGATCGACTACATGACCGAGTTCGAGCGTACCCGCGCCTGA
- a CDS encoding MerR family transcriptional regulator, which translates to MSDAQEVTVERNRDDDGLQPLTVGQVAALVGVSVRTLHHWDQVGLVTPSGRSRAGYRLYTPADLERLQQALLYRETGMPLAQVAEVLDSPGTDASTHLARQRELLAERIAHLTRMLRAVDTMMEKDTMGEKLTAAQRAEIMGDQWDPAWEAEAQERWGHTEDWRVSAERLAAKTPAEFKADKERVEAVERELAAALAEGVQPGSPRANALAEKHRASLGWFDVTHAKQVLLARGYVCDPRFKQHYEQVAPGLAAWLKEVVEANAAANGVDLDSVTWA; encoded by the coding sequence GTGAGTGATGCACAGGAGGTGACCGTGGAGCGCAATCGTGACGACGACGGGCTCCAGCCCCTGACCGTAGGCCAGGTGGCCGCCCTGGTGGGGGTCAGCGTCAGGACGCTGCACCACTGGGACCAGGTGGGGCTGGTGACGCCGTCGGGGCGCAGCCGGGCAGGCTACCGGCTCTACACGCCCGCGGACCTGGAGCGCCTGCAGCAGGCCCTCCTGTATCGGGAGACCGGGATGCCCCTGGCCCAGGTGGCTGAGGTGCTGGACAGCCCCGGCACGGACGCCAGCACGCACCTGGCCCGGCAGCGCGAGCTGCTGGCTGAGCGCATCGCCCACCTGACCCGGATGCTCCGGGCAGTGGACACGATGATGGAGAAGGACACCATGGGAGAGAAGCTAACCGCCGCGCAGCGCGCCGAGATCATGGGGGACCAGTGGGACCCCGCCTGGGAGGCCGAGGCGCAGGAGCGCTGGGGCCACACGGAGGACTGGCGGGTCTCCGCTGAGCGGCTCGCCGCCAAGACCCCGGCCGAGTTCAAGGCGGACAAGGAACGCGTGGAGGCGGTGGAGCGCGAGCTTGCCGCCGCCCTGGCCGAGGGCGTCCAGCCCGGGTCGCCCCGCGCCAACGCGCTCGCGGAGAAGCACCGGGCCAGCCTGGGCTGGTTCGACGTGACCCACGCCAAGCAGGTCCTGCTGGCCCGCGGCTACGTCTGCGACCCGCGCTTCAAGCAGCACTACGAGCAGGTCGCCCCCGGCCTGGCCGCCTGGCTCAAGGAGGTGGTGGAGGCCAACGCCGCCGCCAACGGGGTGGACCTGGATTCCGTCACCTGGGCCTGA
- a CDS encoding phosphoglycerate dehydrogenase — protein MTPAPAQRFRVRTLNAISGTGLTRLPAELYEVGDAVEQPHALLLRSARLHDTPVPESVLAVARAGAGTNNIPVESLTERGVPVFNTPGANANAVKELVLAGLFIASRNLIPAARFAHTLEGDDAAIARAVEAGKKQFVGFELPGRTLGVIGLGAIGVQVANAALGLGLKVVGFDPAISVDHAWMLSAEVQRAHSIEEVFKRADILTVHVPLVEATRGLVSTQRLALMRHSAVILNFARAEIVDEPAIVSALDQGYLAGYVCDFPSTAVHKHPKCISLPHLGASTKEAERNCAVMAVDQLRGFLEEGQVRNSVNFPEAVMDREEGTHRLVIVNRNVPNMVGQVSTLVAQHGQNIANLLNRSRGGLAVTLVDIDGQVDPGLCAEIRAIDGVLSARLIPA, from the coding sequence ATGACCCCCGCCCCCGCCCAGCGTTTCCGCGTACGCACCCTCAACGCCATCTCCGGCACCGGCCTGACCCGCCTGCCCGCCGAGCTCTACGAGGTGGGGGACGCCGTCGAGCAGCCCCACGCCCTGCTGCTGCGCTCCGCCCGCCTGCACGACACCCCCGTGCCGGAGTCGGTGCTGGCGGTGGCCCGGGCCGGGGCGGGCACCAACAACATCCCCGTGGAGTCCCTGACCGAGCGCGGTGTCCCCGTGTTCAACACCCCCGGCGCCAACGCCAACGCCGTCAAGGAGCTGGTGCTTGCGGGCCTGTTCATCGCCTCCCGCAACCTGATCCCCGCGGCCCGTTTCGCCCACACCCTGGAGGGGGACGACGCCGCTATCGCCCGGGCCGTGGAGGCAGGCAAGAAGCAGTTCGTGGGCTTTGAGCTGCCGGGCAGGACCCTGGGGGTGATCGGCCTGGGGGCCATCGGGGTGCAGGTGGCCAACGCCGCCCTGGGCCTGGGGCTCAAGGTGGTGGGATTCGACCCGGCCATCAGCGTGGACCACGCCTGGATGCTCTCCGCCGAGGTGCAGCGGGCCCATAGCATCGAGGAGGTCTTCAAGCGTGCCGACATCCTGACCGTGCACGTGCCCCTGGTTGAGGCCACCCGCGGCCTGGTCTCCACCCAGCGCCTGGCCCTCATGCGCCACAGTGCCGTGATCCTGAACTTCGCGCGCGCCGAGATCGTGGACGAGCCCGCCATCGTCTCCGCCCTGGACCAGGGCTACCTGGCCGGTTACGTCTGCGACTTCCCCTCCACGGCGGTGCACAAGCACCCCAAGTGCATCTCCCTGCCGCACCTGGGGGCCTCCACCAAGGAGGCTGAGCGCAACTGTGCCGTCATGGCGGTGGACCAGCTGCGCGGCTTCCTGGAGGAGGGGCAGGTGCGCAACTCGGTGAACTTCCCGGAGGCGGTCATGGACCGGGAGGAAGGTACCCACCGGCTGGTGATCGTCAACCGCAACGTGCCCAACATGGTCGGCCAGGTCTCCACCCTGGTGGCCCAGCACGGCCAGAACATCGCCAACCTGCTCAACCGCTCCCGCGGCGGCCTGGCCGTCACCCTGGTGGACATCGACGGGCAGGTGGACCCTGGGCTGTGCGCGGAGATTAGGGCCATCGACGGCGTCCTGTCCGCCCGCCTGATCCCTGCCTGA
- a CDS encoding MFS transporter: MRLVDDLKDLVQLPGFRRLLTVRLAGQTGDGLVQAGLATLFFFHPQNMTTAAGVAGALVVLLLPFCLVGPFTGPFIDRWRRRQTLVGGNLLRAALAGLAALVLGLWGTGATIYLLALVVLGVNRFLLAVLSASLPQVVDARRLLTANSLVPSLGGVAIVLGAAVGLVLRLLLPAGLAQDTASLLVAALLYGGAAAAGTRLGRDELGPQYPAAGSLAAALSHVGSDLAAAVRHLVTRRSPALALGTMAGHRFVYGIELVTIILASRNLLAPGDADQGLLVFGSLMGALVAGHGLAVVLTPLAQERLTPPAWVVTCLLGGSLGQLLLVASHEQHLMTAGLVVFGAGVQGAKIAVDTIVQRDTADAYRGRAFSIYDVLFNTAECLAAGVAVLVMPAVGWSRTLQTALLLLVWALAVGYWRQVQASRPAGLDPNAA, encoded by the coding sequence GTGCGACTGGTGGACGACCTCAAGGACCTGGTGCAGCTGCCCGGCTTCCGGCGCCTGCTCACCGTGCGTCTGGCAGGCCAGACCGGGGACGGGCTGGTGCAGGCCGGACTAGCCACCCTCTTCTTCTTCCACCCCCAGAACATGACCACCGCAGCCGGGGTGGCGGGAGCCCTGGTGGTCCTGCTGCTGCCCTTCTGCCTGGTAGGGCCCTTCACCGGTCCCTTCATCGACCGCTGGCGACGCCGTCAGACCCTGGTGGGCGGCAACCTGCTGCGGGCGGCCCTGGCCGGGCTGGCCGCCCTGGTGCTGGGCCTGTGGGGCACCGGCGCCACGATCTACCTGCTCGCCCTGGTGGTCCTGGGGGTGAACCGTTTCCTGCTGGCGGTCCTGTCCGCCAGCCTGCCCCAGGTGGTGGACGCCCGCCGCCTGCTCACCGCCAACTCCCTGGTGCCCAGCCTGGGCGGGGTGGCCATCGTGCTGGGGGCCGCCGTCGGTCTGGTGCTGCGCCTGCTCCTACCTGCCGGACTGGCGCAGGACACCGCCAGCCTGCTGGTGGCCGCCCTGCTCTACGGTGGGGCCGCCGCCGCCGGCACCCGCCTGGGTCGTGACGAGCTGGGGCCGCAGTACCCGGCCGCAGGCTCCCTGGCCGCCGCCCTGTCCCACGTCGGCAGCGACCTGGCAGCCGCCGTCAGGCACCTGGTGACCCGGCGCAGCCCCGCCCTGGCGCTGGGCACCATGGCCGGGCACCGCTTCGTGTACGGCATAGAGCTGGTCACGATCATCCTGGCCTCCCGCAACCTCCTAGCCCCTGGGGACGCCGACCAGGGACTGCTGGTCTTCGGCTCCCTCATGGGGGCGCTGGTGGCCGGGCACGGCCTGGCGGTGGTGCTCACGCCCTTGGCCCAGGAGCGCCTTACGCCCCCGGCCTGGGTGGTGACCTGCCTGCTGGGCGGCAGCCTGGGCCAGCTGCTGCTGGTCGCCAGCCACGAGCAGCACCTGATGACGGCGGGGCTGGTGGTCTTTGGTGCCGGGGTGCAGGGCGCCAAGATCGCGGTGGACACGATCGTGCAGCGGGACACGGCCGACGCCTACCGGGGGCGCGCCTTCAGTATCTACGACGTCCTGTTCAACACCGCTGAGTGCCTGGCCGCCGGGGTGGCGGTGCTGGTCATGCCCGCCGTGGGCTGGTCGCGCACCCTCCAGACGGCTCTGCTGCTGCTCGTGTGGGCCCTGGCCGTGGGCTACTGGCGCCAGGTCCAGGCAAGCAGGCCCGCGGGGCTTGACCCTAACGCGGCGTGA